A window of Chloracidobacterium sp. N contains these coding sequences:
- the tatC gene encoding twin-arginine translocase subunit TatC yields MADEPKIRPDEPFAGPPEEEEAAATMGFLDHLDELRRRVFYVVAFIAIAFIVCWGFADVIYGFLAKPVAEALRASRLAQVRTSAPLPSLSDLPDGAQVTYVFGAGVAIDGLTVPPGTAVPARIARDAQGKRRLETAQTLVIQQRVVPEGFALPSAELLAAAPDPLGQLVVHTVQGAFNLYIKVAFYAAIFFSIPFALYQLYAFVAPGLYRHERAYVYPVLVLGTGFFLLGAAFGYYIAFPQACLFLLGTAKDFQPMIEVNEYFDLIITIVLGLGIVFELPTVVFVLARLGLVTAGFLLRIWRLAVMIILVLAAIISPTSDIPNMMIFAVPMLALYFLSVGIAYVFGRPREADASAPAAETGEELRSVG; encoded by the coding sequence ATGGCGGATGAACCAAAAATCAGACCCGACGAGCCTTTTGCCGGGCCGCCTGAAGAAGAGGAAGCTGCCGCCACGATGGGTTTTCTCGACCATCTGGACGAACTCCGGCGGCGGGTGTTCTATGTCGTGGCGTTCATTGCCATTGCCTTCATCGTGTGCTGGGGCTTTGCCGATGTCATCTATGGCTTTCTGGCCAAGCCCGTGGCGGAAGCCCTGCGGGCCTCGCGGCTGGCGCAGGTCAGAACCAGTGCCCCACTGCCAAGCCTGTCTGACTTACCTGATGGCGCCCAGGTGACGTATGTCTTTGGGGCCGGCGTCGCCATTGATGGGCTGACCGTGCCGCCGGGAACGGCCGTGCCAGCGCGAATTGCGCGGGATGCCCAGGGGAAACGCCGCCTGGAAACCGCCCAGACGCTCGTCATCCAGCAGCGGGTCGTGCCGGAGGGCTTTGCCCTGCCTTCGGCGGAACTGCTGGCGGCTGCGCCTGATCCGCTGGGGCAGTTGGTGGTGCATACCGTGCAGGGGGCGTTCAACCTGTATATCAAGGTAGCCTTTTACGCGGCCATTTTCTTTTCCATCCCGTTTGCGCTCTACCAGCTCTATGCCTTCGTTGCGCCCGGACTCTACCGGCACGAGCGCGCCTATGTGTATCCGGTGCTGGTGTTGGGGACCGGCTTTTTCCTGCTCGGCGCGGCCTTTGGGTACTACATTGCCTTTCCCCAGGCGTGTCTGTTTCTGCTGGGCACGGCCAAGGACTTCCAGCCGATGATTGAAGTCAATGAATACTTCGACCTCATCATCACCATCGTGCTTGGCCTGGGCATTGTCTTTGAGTTACCAACAGTCGTCTTTGTGCTGGCGCGTCTTGGGTTGGTGACGGCCGGGTTTCTGCTCCGCATCTGGCGGCTGGCGGTGATGATCATCCTGGTTCTGGCGGCTATCATCTCGCCAACCTCGGATATTCCCAACATGATGATCTTTGCCGTTCCGATGCTGGCGCTGTACTTCCTGAGTGTGGGGATTGCCTATGTGTTCGGACGGCCGCGTGAAGCGGATGCAAGCGCTCCGGCCGCAGAGACCGGCGAAGAACTTCGTTCCGTAGGATAG